In Lewinella sp. 4G2, the sequence TTGTTCGGTCTTCTCCCCTTCGAGGGCGCGCTGCAAGCTCTGGTAGCGGCCTTCGGTGTAGAAGTACTTGGGGTCCACGCTTTCCAGGCCGGCGGCGATGGCGAAGTCGTTCGCGCCCTTCCCGGAGAGCAGTACGTGTTCCGATTTTTCCAGCACGGCCCGGGCGGCGGAGATGGGGTGTTTGATGGTCGTCACGCCCCCGACGGCGCCGGCGTTCTGGTCGTGGCCGGTCATAAAACTGGCGTCCATTTCGTTGATTCCGGCGTTGGTAAATACAGCGCCTTTTCCGGCGTTGAAGTACTCGCTGTCTTCCATGATCCAGATCGTGGCTTCCACGGCGTCGGCTGCGGTCCCTCCGGCGGCGAGGATCTTTTCGCCGGCGTCCATCGCCGCATTCATCGCTGCTTTGATGGCTTTTTCTTTCTCCGGCGTCATGTTTTCTGGCAAGATTGTGCCGGCTCCGCCGTGGATGACGAGGGCGTATTCGGGGCGGTCTGCGTCCGTAGTAGCAGTCATTTCAGCTGACGTGGTTGGGGCGCTGTCGCAGGTGCAAAGGAGGAGGGCGAGCAGGGTGAGGATGGGGAGGGAGCGCATGTTGGGAGGATTTGGGGGAAGATAGGGAGCGTTTGGTTTAGGACGGCTGCGCCTTTAAAACGCTGCGCTTTAGAACGGCTTCGCCTTTGGGACGCTTCGCTTTGGTTGAATTCCAATTATGGAGAGGTGAAGTGGCCGATAAAATTGAACCAAACTTTCCGCCGGCCCATCCCGTAATAAAATGACTATGGCAGCATTTATCGATTACTACCAGACCCTGGGCGTTCCGAAAGACGCCGACCAGAAGGCCATCAAAAAAGCGTTCCGCAAACTGGCGCGGAAATACCACCCGGACCTCAACGAAGGCAACGCGGAGGCGGAGCAGAAATTCAAGGCCGTCAACGAAGCCAATGCGGTACTCTCCGACCCGGAAAAGCGGAAGAAGTACGATAAGTACGGCAAGGATTAGGAACACGCCGAGCAATTCGAAAAAGCTGGCTACGGTGGTGGCGCCGGCGGCGGCAACCCCTTTGGTAGCGGAAATCCCTTTGGCGGCGGTGGCCAACGCTACACCTATTCCACCGGCGGTGGTGGCGACGAAGACTTCTCCGAATTCTTCAGCCAAATGTTTGGCGGTGGCGGTGGAGCGGGCTTTGGCGGTGGCCGTCGCCGCACCTCTTTCAAGGGGCAGGACCTTGAGGCGACCCTCCGCGTCCGTATGGAGGATATCCTCAAGAGTGAAAAGCAAGTCCTGACGGTTAACGGCAAGCAACTACGGATCACTATTCCCGCCGGGGTCGAGGACGGGCAGCGTATCCGCCTTCGCGGCCAGGGTGGCCCTGGCCCGGAAGGCGGCACGGCCGGCGATCTCTACATCACCTTCGAAGTCATTACTCCTCCGGAGTACCGACGTGAAGGAGCGGACCTGTACAAGACCGTCGCCGTCCCCGTAGCAACGATGGTCCTTGGCGGCAAGTTGGAGGTGACTACCCCCACGGGTAAAGTGATGATCCCAGTTGCCGAATTGACGCAAAACGGAAAGCGGGTCCGCCTCAAAGGCAAGGGCCTCCCCGTCTACAAAAAGGAGGCTTCCGGCGACCTCTACGTCGACCTCGAAGCCCAGCTCCCCACTAGCCTGACCGATGAGCAACGGAAGGCGTACCAACAACTCAATGACCTAAATTAATCGCCATGCAAGACGGTGTCAGCTACATCACGGTGCAGCAATTTTGCGCCTTCCACCAGTGCGAAGTCATCATCCTCAACGAATTTGTGGACCATGGCATTTTCGAACTCCAGACTCAGGGTGAGGCTCAGGTCATTCCCGAACCCCAACTACCCCGTATCGAGCGCGCGCTGCGTTTGTACCGAGATCTCGGAGTTAATGCGGCGGGGATTGATATTATTTTGGGCTTGTTGGATCGGTTGGAGGGGCGTGGTCCCCTGGTAGAAGATTTTTAGGAGGCGATTGCTAATGCGAAACGTTCTTAAGGCGAAGCAATCCTAACGGCGAAGCTTATATTTATCCAACCATGCGCCCCGCCCCACCCCCAAACCATACCCTCCCGCCGGATACCCACTGCCTCAATTGCCGGAGGGAACTCACCGGTAAGTTCTGCGCCAATTGCGGGCAACGCGCCACCACCAAGCGCTTCAGCCTGAAGACGCTTTGGGACGGGCAATTCATCGAGGATGTCCTTCAACTCAACCGGGGGCTCGGGCGCACCGTGGTCGATCTCTTCTACCGCCCGGGTTACCTGGCGCTGGACTACATCGGCGGCCACCGCAAGAAATACTTCAACTTCCTGGCGCTCTTGCTCCTCACTTTGGGGATAGACTTGCTGCTACGCTCCTACGCAACGGTTCCGCTCGACTTTATCCTGGCCAAACGTTTCGCCATCCAGATGCCCATCCCGGAAGAGTCGGAGGCCCTCGATGCGGTACTCCGGCGCAGTTATCGGGTGGTGATTTTCGCCATTTTGGCCTTCGTCACTTTTCTGCAATGGCTCATTTATTGGCGCAAGCCTTTCAATTTCTGGGAGCACTTCGTGGGCATTTGTTTCCTGTTTGCCATGCAGAACGTCTTCAGTATTTTGGGTGGCATCCTGCCTTTGTTCCCACTTTCCCGTGAGGTATTGGCCTTTAACTACCAAGCGAATTCAGCACTGATCACGGCGATGACCTTCGTTTACTTCTGGCAGTTCAGTACCCGGCTCTACCGCTCCTTCTTCGGCCGCTTGTGGCGCGTCTACCTACTGTGGATGTTCACCGTTACGCTTGCGGCGCTCATCCTGGCCGGCGTGGTCAACTTCGCCATTGGCATTTACGATCCGGCAGGTCTGAACTAATCAAAACCCCTCCCGAATTTCCCCCGATAGCACCACCCGCCGCAAAAATATCCGCTTATCGGTATTGGCGCGTTCCACCGCAATCCAATTTTCCATGGCCTGCGGGGAAAACTGACTAACGTGGCAACGGATGGAATTGTAATACGCCTCCGCGTCATCCTCCCCAAAAGTGATCCGCGTATCCAGGTACCGCTCGTCCGTGTAATTTAAATTCCAATCGCCGTAGCGTTCGGCCTGCTTCGGGGTATAGCTGAAGTAGTAGAGTTCGGGCAGAAACCCCAGTTTACCACTCAGCAGAAGTTCGGTAGTCACGTCACCGGTCAGCCGATGGTCGGGGTGCCCGCTGTCCCCCTCCGGCCCGAAGGTGATGACCACGTCCGGCCGCAGGGAATCCAACACGCGCTCGAGACTATTCTCCATCTTGATCAACTCAACGAAGTAGGCGTCCATACTCTCGTTATTCCCCAACATATCCTTCCCATCCAGCTGGATCACCGGTTCCAATCCCAACGCTTCGGCGGAGCAGATCAATTCCTCGTGCCGCACCGCCACCAAACTATCTCCGGCGGGAATTTTCGCGTGGTCGGTCACCCCGTACCGCCCGTCCGTGGTAGTGATCAGGTGCACTTTCGTCCCCATCGCCGCGTACTTGGCCAGTATGGGCGCCACGGTAGTTTCGTCGTCCGGGTGGGCAAAAACAGCCGCAATCACCTCCGGTCCCTCAGTCATCTCAACGGCCGGTTTATCCGCCTCCGAGCATCCACACACTCCAATTAACAACCATCCAATCAGGTATAAATACCGCTGCATACGCCAAGTCATTTACTCCGGAAGATAATAGGAATCTGGGCGCTGCCGCAGGTGCCAGGTAAATGGGCAAGCAAACAAGACCAACTCTCCGGAACGACCGTAGGTTTTCATAAATCCCCAGAGATGCCTCCGGCGGTTGCCAGGGAGAAAGAAGAGCAGGTAGAGGAACCGAGTACCCATCCCCAACCCCGGAGGGGTTCACCTAGTAGCCCGGGGTTAACGGCCCAGCCGTTTCGCCTCGGGATGGATGACCAAGTCTCCCGGAGGGAGACGCCAGTTAGCCTAGGGTCAAGGAGGCCGTAGGCCGAACGACCCTAGGTTTTCGTTAATCCCTCCCAACCCCGGAGGGGTTCACCTAGTAGCCCGGGGTTAACGGCCCAGCCGTCTCGCCCCAGGATATTGTTAAACCCCAAAGGCGAAGCCGTCCAAAAGGCGAAGCCGTTCTAAAGCGAAGCGTCCCAAAGGCGAAGCCGTCCCAAAGCGCAGCGTTCTAAAGCGAAGCGTTCCGAAGGCGAAGCCGTCCCAAAGCGAAGTGTCCCAAAGCGAAGCGTCCCAAAAAAAATACCCCACCCACAAAACTTTCCCTACCTAACACCGTTAGGCATACTACCTAACAACAACAGGTATGGACACCCCAGTACAATCAACCCAGCACAGGCTACCCTACATCATGATCATCGTAATCATGGTAGCCATTGCGATTGGTTACTACCTCAGTCGCCCGGCCACCCTACGCATCGACGGTAACCAATTGCGGGTACACACCGTCGAGAAAAACGCCTTCTACGAGTACATCAACCTCGACGGCCGCATCGAACCCGCCACCACTTACGTGATCGATAGCAAGATCGCCGGAAACGTCGAGCAAGTCTACGCCAGCTCTGGGCAAACCGTGCAGCGGGGAGACACCCTACTGCGCATCGGTAATGCCGACCTAGAGTTGGAGGTCATGCAACGCGAAAGCCAGTTAATCGAACAACTCAATGCCCAACGGCAAACGCGGCTACTCCTCAATCAGAACGACTTCAACCGCCGCGAACAGCTCGTCGAGGTCAACTATCAATTAGCACTCCAAACCAAACAGTACAACCGCGATCGTGGCCTCCTTGCCGACGGCCTCATCGCGATGGCTGACTACGAACCCAGCGCCAATCGCTACGCCTACTTTCAGCGACGACGGGAACTCCTCACTGCGTCCCTACGCGCCGACAGTACCGCTCGCGAACGCCAACTCCGCCAAATAAATTCCTTTGAAGACCGCATCCTGACCAACCTGATTGCCGTACGGGCCATCCTCGACCGCCTCTACCTGCGCGCCGCTGTGGACGGTCGCTTGAGCAACTTCGACGTCAACACGGGCCAAGCGATCACGAGCGGGCAACGATTAGGGGAGATATACGGTCTCGAAAACCCAAATCTCACCGCCGAAGTCGATGAATATTATCTGGATAAAATCACCGCGGGGCAACCAGGCGTCATTGCCGGGCGCAACGACAGTCTGAAAATCGAGGTCACCAAGATCTACCCCGACGTAAATGGCGGCCGTTTTCGTATCGACGCCCGGTTCACTAATGGGGCCGTATCGCCTGGCCAATTCGTGAAGGGGCAGACCCTTCGTTTCCGTCTCCTCTTCGGCGAGGAACGCGCCTCCGTCTTACTCGCCAGCGGCCCATTCTACGGTGATACCGGGGGGCACTGGGTGTATCGGCTGGCAAAGGATGGGGCGGACCGAATTCCCATCCGGCTCGGGCGCTCCAACCCCAATTACTATGAAGTCCTTGAAGGCCTTTCACCCGGCGATCGGGTAATCGTATCCACTTACGATGGCTTCGCGGAATACGACCACATCACCATCAACTAATACCAATGTCCAATCCCAAAAGCCACCCGGTAGCCGAGCTTCGTGGCATCTTCAAATACCACTACACCCGCGATCTGAAAACGGCCGCCCTCAATGGTATTGATCTCCGCATCGATGAGGGTGAATTCGTCGCCATCACGGGCCCTTCCGGCAGTGGTAAGTCAACTCTGCTGAATGTATTGGGCTTGATCGATGACGCATCAAAGGGCACTTATCTATTCCGTGGGCAGGATGTCACTAAGCTTTCCCGCAACGGGCGGGGCCGCCTGCGCAAGGAAGGTATGGGCTTCATTTTTCAGAGTTTTAACCTCATCGATTCCCTCACGGCTGCCGAAAACGTTGAGCTTCCGTTGATCTATCAAAAAGTCGCTCCGGCTGAACGTGAACGCCGTGTCAATGACGCCTTGGCTGAATTGGAGATCAACCACCGCGCCAACCACTATCCCAACCAACTTTCCGGTGGCCAGCAGCAACGCGTCGCCATTGCCCGGGCAATCGTCACCCGGCCAGACATCATTCTGGCCGACGAGCCCACGGGCAACCTCGACTCCGAAAAC encodes:
- a CDS encoding PIG-L deacetylase family protein translates to MQRYLYLIGWLLIGVCGCSEADKPAVEMTEGPEVIAAVFAHPDDETTVAPILAKYAAMGTKVHLITTTDGRYGVTDHAKIPAGDSLVAVRHEELICSAEALGLEPVIQLDGKDMLGNNESMDAYFVELIKMENSLERVLDSLRPDVVITFGPEGDSGHPDHRLTGDVTTELLLSGKLGFLPELYYFSYTPKQAERYGDWNLNYTDERYLDTRITFGEDDAEAYYNSIRCHVSQFSPQAMENWIAVERANTDKRIFLRRVVLSGEIREGF
- a CDS encoding DUF3667 domain-containing protein — translated: MRPAPPPNHTLPPDTHCLNCRRELTGKFCANCGQRATTKRFSLKTLWDGQFIEDVLQLNRGLGRTVVDLFYRPGYLALDYIGGHRKKYFNFLALLLLTLGIDLLLRSYATVPLDFILAKRFAIQMPIPEESEALDAVLRRSYRVVIFAILAFVTFLQWLIYWRKPFNFWEHFVGICFLFAMQNVFSILGGILPLFPLSREVLAFNYQANSALITAMTFVYFWQFSTRLYRSFFGRLWRVYLLWMFTVTLAALILAGVVNFAIGIYDPAGLN
- a CDS encoding ABC transporter ATP-binding protein, with the translated sequence MSNPKSHPVAELRGIFKYHYTRDLKTAALNGIDLRIDEGEFVAITGPSGSGKSTLLNVLGLIDDASKGTYLFRGQDVTKLSRNGRGRLRKEGMGFIFQSFNLIDSLTAAENVELPLIYQKVAPAERERRVNDALAELEINHRANHYPNQLSGGQQQRVAIARAIVTRPDIILADEPTGNLDSENSRVVMQKLTAFHRAGATIVMVTHSPEDAAYASRTVKLFDGMELIAEKQR
- a CDS encoding efflux RND transporter periplasmic adaptor subunit — its product is MIIVIMVAIAIGYYLSRPATLRIDGNQLRVHTVEKNAFYEYINLDGRIEPATTYVIDSKIAGNVEQVYASSGQTVQRGDTLLRIGNADLELEVMQRESQLIEQLNAQRQTRLLLNQNDFNRREQLVEVNYQLALQTKQYNRDRGLLADGLIAMADYEPSANRYAYFQRRRELLTASLRADSTARERQLRQINSFEDRILTNLIAVRAILDRLYLRAAVDGRLSNFDVNTGQAITSGQRLGEIYGLENPNLTAEVDEYYLDKITAGQPGVIAGRNDSLKIEVTKIYPDVNGGRFRIDARFTNGAVSPGQFVKGQTLRFRLLFGEERASVLLASGPFYGDTGGHWVYRLAKDGADRIPIRLGRSNPNYYEVLEGLSPGDRVIVSTYDGFAEYDHITIN
- a CDS encoding chaperone modulator CbpM, which translates into the protein MQDGVSYITVQQFCAFHQCEVIILNEFVDHGIFELQTQGEAQVIPEPQLPRIERALRLYRDLGVNAAGIDIILGLLDRLEGRGPLVEDF
- a CDS encoding isoaspartyl peptidase/L-asparaginase family protein, producing MRSLPILTLLALLLCTCDSAPTTSAEMTATTDADRPEYALVIHGGAGTILPENMTPEKEKAIKAAMNAAMDAGEKILAAGGTAADAVEATIWIMEDSEYFNAGKGAVFTNAGINEMDASFMTGHDQNAGAVGGVTTIKHPISAARAVLEKSEHVLLSGKGANDFAIAAGLESVDPKYFYTEGRYQSLQRALEGEKTEQENEDKPIDVDKKHGTVGCVALDKSGNLAAGTSTGGMTNKRFNRLGDSPIIGAGTYADNATCGVSCTGWGEYFIRYAVAYDVHARMAYGGATVEEAANAVIHKTLVEKGGTGGLIALDKNGNVAMPFNTPGMYRGYLKSGGVREVEFFSL